From Zavarzinella sp., one genomic window encodes:
- a CDS encoding outer membrane beta-barrel protein: MAISRFNDQLTGYFMVANGNDVFIDPAQEIRFVSAMKWTTTSKRDTVSFGSSVGRGKFNTSRPFNAPTTASAVEPAGRNNENVFHILYTHAFGYKLGYALEALYGYQTNVPANVPGGIVDLRNRPMNAQWYSFANYLTYQMSDQMGALFRLEFFNDLNGQRTGFEGWYVSSTLGLTVEVTESIFLRPEIRYDFNDKSNAFGGNRSLLMLSNAFVIVW, encoded by the coding sequence ATGGCGATCTCTCGGTTCAATGACCAGTTAACTGGGTATTTCATGGTGGCCAATGGTAACGATGTCTTTATCGATCCAGCACAGGAAATTCGTTTTGTCAGTGCGATGAAGTGGACGACCACCAGTAAAAGAGACACGGTCAGTTTTGGATCGAGTGTGGGTCGTGGAAAATTCAATACTTCCCGCCCGTTTAATGCCCCCACTACCGCAAGTGCGGTGGAGCCTGCTGGCAGAAACAATGAAAATGTTTTTCATATTTTGTATACCCACGCATTTGGATATAAGCTGGGGTATGCACTGGAAGCACTCTATGGCTATCAGACTAATGTGCCCGCCAACGTACCTGGTGGAATTGTGGATTTGCGAAATCGCCCGATGAACGCACAGTGGTATTCTTTTGCAAACTATCTGACATACCAGATGAGCGATCAAATGGGGGCACTATTCAGATTAGAGTTCTTTAATGATTTGAATGGGCAACGCACTGGCTTTGAAGGGTGGTATGTTTCCAGCACCCTTGGCTTGACAGTCGAAGTCACAGAATCGATTTTTCTCCGACCGGAAATTCGTTACGATTTCAATGATAAATCAAACGCTTTTGGTGGCAACCGGAGCTTACTGATGCTCAGCAATGCATTTGTCATCGTCTGGTAA
- the glnA gene encoding type I glutamate--ammonia ligase: MTPRELLAYIREKEVKAIDLRFMDFPGQWQHFTIPAESLDEDTFEDGLSFNGSNVRGWKEINESDMLVKPVADTAFLDPFCKEPTLTLLCNIHDPITHEDYSRDPRNVARKAVNYMRSTGIADEAFFGPEVQFFVFDDVRYDQTTQAAYYFVDSAEAAWNTGRTEQPNLGHKLRYSEGYFPCPPSDSMHDLRSEMMRTMMECGLVVESHRHEAATGGHGVVETRYVDLVRSADNVLKYKYIVKNVARKHGKTATFMPKPLFNEHGSGLHVSTSLWKDGQNIFAGSRSPGGARYAGLSEVAEFAIGGLLKHAAALCAFSNPTTNSYKRLVPGFEAPINLAYSQRNRSAAIRIPVSRPISQTKRIEYRLPDAAANPYLLFAGMLMAMIDGIKRKIHPGEPLDKDIYDLGVEELSMVPSTPHSLEEALKALESDQEFLHHLDVFTPDVIETWVKMKRMDEANAVRIRPHPYEFYLYYDI, from the coding sequence ATGACACCACGGGAACTACTGGCCTACATTCGTGAAAAAGAAGTGAAAGCGATCGACTTGCGTTTCATGGATTTTCCCGGCCAATGGCAACATTTCACAATCCCAGCCGAATCTCTGGATGAAGATACATTTGAAGATGGATTAAGTTTTAATGGATCAAACGTTCGTGGCTGGAAGGAAATTAACGAATCGGACATGCTGGTAAAGCCGGTGGCAGACACTGCATTTCTGGATCCGTTCTGCAAGGAACCCACATTAACATTATTATGTAATATCCACGATCCGATTACCCACGAAGATTACAGCCGCGATCCCAGAAATGTTGCCAGAAAAGCGGTCAATTACATGCGCTCAACTGGGATTGCCGATGAGGCATTTTTTGGACCGGAAGTTCAGTTTTTTGTGTTTGATGATGTGAGATATGATCAAACAACTCAAGCTGCCTACTACTTTGTGGACAGTGCCGAAGCAGCCTGGAACACAGGACGCACAGAACAACCTAATCTTGGCCACAAGCTGCGTTATTCAGAGGGCTATTTTCCATGCCCCCCATCAGATTCAATGCACGATTTGCGATCGGAGATGATGCGGACAATGATGGAATGTGGGCTGGTAGTTGAATCCCACCGACACGAAGCGGCCACAGGTGGACATGGAGTGGTTGAAACGCGTTATGTGGATCTGGTGCGTAGTGCCGATAATGTGTTGAAATATAAGTACATCGTCAAAAATGTGGCACGCAAACACGGAAAAACAGCCACATTTATGCCAAAACCACTGTTTAATGAACATGGTAGTGGTCTACACGTCAGCACTTCACTCTGGAAAGATGGTCAGAATATATTTGCTGGTTCACGTTCCCCGGGTGGGGCGCGTTACGCAGGACTATCAGAAGTCGCAGAGTTTGCTATTGGTGGCTTATTAAAACATGCCGCAGCCTTGTGTGCATTCAGTAATCCCACCACAAACAGTTATAAACGTCTCGTTCCTGGATTTGAAGCACCAATCAATCTGGCTTACAGTCAAAGAAACCGTTCTGCTGCGATCAGAATTCCTGTTTCGAGGCCGATTTCACAAACGAAAAGGATTGAATATCGCCTTCCGGATGCCGCCGCCAACCCCTATTTGTTGTTCGCTGGAATGTTGATGGCCATGATCGATGGCATCAAGCGAAAAATCCACCCTGGGGAGCCATTAGACAAAGATATTTATGATCTGGGCGTAGAAGAATTGAGCATGGTGCCAAGCACACCACATTCTCTCGAAGAAGCACTGAAAGCACTTGAAAGCGACCAGGAATTCCTGCACCACCTCGATGTATTTACCCCTGATGTAATCGAAACCTGGGTAAAAATGAAGCGAATGGATGAGGCCAATGCTGTGCGAATTCGGCCCCACCCCTACGAATTTTATTTATATTACGATATTTGA
- a CDS encoding YCF48-related protein, with protein MRAALFVVTLCTAVSYGEMKDHMPDAGIRAVYFVDHQEGWVAGDDGLIMHTINGGATWEKQVSGSRSTITSICFLSPYTGWAAGRTELPGGKSEGTILFTSDGGLNWTNISKTGLPGINRVQFFDARNGIAAGDGTPEMPSGLFSTIDGGVTWKTRPGVLNPSWLAADFTDADTGVLAGVWNRLAPVRDGRMGVADVDSLHGKNIEDVKVRGQLAVAVGQGASILLSSNTAGVRWGMVDLQLPRMLKNSIDFSAVSVVSNEIWVVGRPGSVLFHSKDAGKTWEILPTGQNLPLYAIHFVDSKRGWATGALGIILATTDGGKNWTVQHRGGNQSALMAISARPENLPWELMTALGAEEGYLVNSLSIFHADPPILSSRFASDAERIAAAMKSGNPKRALDRFRATCSVRQTGGASAEQLWQFPLPTFQNVDQTTQIVINEALAENSSVESLVFRLVVAFRIWRPEVVVIDQEMAQNEMVHQAITEAFKQVSESKYEAELLQQVKLAPWSPKKLFVERIAAKQGTARIDTTRILDQVSNSASVHAFPTRQLWEEETKVDSVLCYELTHSRLGENLGKSSFFEGIPLSEGGIARRRLSVPAKNLSTDSVARKNALERERVFQHVIQKPSRLATGEQVLAQIMANTEKLPPHDAGMAMYRAGQGYAKLGQWELAKEVYRTMVLTYPGHPMTLQAAHWLILYSGSSEARRRYELGQFATVTSLQHELVDPTSKTNQKMPLTSGKNPTPQLPETKIIRTQFQEHVPWMTSAREWNAEALKTAGFIEGLGQNYRHNIPTLLALQAVRRENGKLKEANEEFRAILAEKVVYQEGLPGTNPWRDCLLTEAWLLSGKQTSPPPKNLYRCLTSATRPKLDGILDDECWMSASPALMQNISGKMAESYGMQSGVNEADLEKQSYFKMRADDHFLYVAVQCVHPAGEMKSRVIDRRHDMPMNNNDRVSILLDLDRDYQTYFQLSVDQTGAVADDCWGDIKWNPKWYVAVQPLENKWTCEIAIPLTELTGATVTPGKLWSANVVRTIPGKGIQAWSGPAAAKPRPEGMGLLQFSSK; from the coding sequence ATGCGAGCTGCACTATTCGTTGTAACCCTATGCACAGCAGTAAGTTACGGCGAAATGAAAGACCATATGCCAGATGCCGGCATTCGGGCAGTTTATTTTGTAGATCACCAGGAAGGTTGGGTTGCAGGTGATGATGGCCTGATTATGCACACCATAAACGGTGGTGCCACCTGGGAAAAACAGGTTTCTGGCAGTCGTAGCACCATTACTTCGATTTGCTTTTTATCCCCATACACTGGTTGGGCTGCAGGACGCACCGAACTTCCAGGTGGGAAATCGGAAGGGACAATATTGTTCACCTCTGATGGTGGCTTAAATTGGACCAATATCTCCAAAACAGGATTACCGGGTATTAACCGGGTGCAATTTTTCGATGCTCGCAATGGCATTGCCGCAGGTGATGGAACTCCAGAAATGCCAAGTGGGTTGTTCAGCACCATTGATGGTGGAGTAACCTGGAAAACCCGTCCTGGTGTGTTGAATCCTTCCTGGCTTGCGGCTGACTTCACCGATGCGGATACTGGTGTACTGGCAGGTGTCTGGAATCGACTAGCGCCTGTACGCGATGGCCGCATGGGTGTTGCGGATGTGGATTCGCTACACGGTAAAAATATTGAAGACGTGAAAGTGAGAGGCCAACTTGCAGTCGCTGTAGGGCAGGGTGCCTCGATTTTACTTAGTTCGAATACTGCTGGCGTCCGCTGGGGGATGGTAGATCTGCAACTGCCACGGATGTTGAAAAACTCGATCGATTTTTCTGCAGTCAGTGTCGTTTCCAATGAAATTTGGGTCGTGGGCAGGCCTGGTAGTGTGCTCTTTCACAGTAAAGATGCTGGAAAAACCTGGGAAATACTACCCACCGGACAGAACCTGCCACTGTATGCCATCCATTTTGTAGACAGCAAACGTGGATGGGCAACAGGTGCCTTAGGCATCATTTTGGCAACAACCGATGGTGGTAAAAATTGGACAGTGCAGCACCGTGGCGGTAATCAGTCTGCCTTAATGGCAATTTCTGCCCGGCCTGAAAATCTGCCTTGGGAATTAATGACTGCCCTGGGTGCGGAAGAAGGTTATCTAGTTAATTCATTAAGTATTTTCCATGCAGACCCACCGATTTTGTCCAGTCGGTTTGCGAGTGATGCGGAAAGAATTGCAGCTGCGATGAAATCGGGCAACCCGAAGCGTGCACTGGATCGGTTTCGGGCAACTTGTTCCGTTCGGCAAACGGGCGGTGCTTCTGCAGAGCAATTATGGCAATTCCCACTGCCCACATTCCAGAATGTTGATCAGACCACGCAAATAGTGATTAATGAAGCACTTGCAGAAAATTCGAGTGTTGAATCGCTGGTTTTTCGATTGGTGGTGGCCTTCCGCATCTGGCGACCGGAAGTTGTGGTGATCGATCAGGAAATGGCCCAAAACGAAATGGTACACCAAGCCATCACAGAAGCATTTAAACAGGTTTCAGAAAGTAAGTATGAAGCGGAATTGTTGCAACAAGTGAAATTAGCTCCCTGGTCGCCCAAAAAACTTTTTGTGGAACGGATTGCTGCCAAACAAGGCACCGCTCGAATTGACACGACGCGAATCCTGGATCAGGTCAGCAATTCAGCCAGCGTCCACGCCTTTCCCACTCGCCAACTGTGGGAAGAAGAAACCAAAGTGGATTCAGTGCTGTGTTATGAACTGACTCATTCTCGATTAGGTGAGAATCTCGGCAAATCGTCATTTTTCGAAGGGATCCCACTTTCTGAAGGGGGTATTGCCCGCAGAAGACTATCCGTACCTGCCAAAAATCTCTCTACTGATTCGGTGGCTCGAAAAAATGCCCTTGAACGGGAGCGAGTGTTCCAGCATGTCATTCAGAAACCATCTCGATTGGCAACTGGCGAACAGGTACTTGCACAAATTATGGCGAATACCGAAAAACTACCCCCACACGATGCAGGTATGGCGATGTACCGCGCAGGGCAGGGGTATGCAAAATTGGGACAGTGGGAATTGGCGAAAGAAGTTTATCGAACGATGGTGCTGACCTACCCAGGTCATCCCATGACATTACAAGCAGCACATTGGCTGATCCTCTACTCAGGAAGTTCGGAAGCCCGTCGGCGGTACGAACTTGGCCAATTTGCAACAGTTACTTCACTACAACACGAGCTTGTTGATCCCACATCAAAAACTAATCAGAAAATGCCTCTGACGAGTGGGAAAAATCCCACGCCACAATTGCCAGAAACCAAAATCATTCGTACCCAGTTTCAGGAACATGTGCCCTGGATGACTTCTGCCAGAGAATGGAATGCAGAAGCATTAAAAACCGCTGGATTTATCGAAGGCCTGGGGCAGAATTATCGCCACAATATCCCGACGCTGCTGGCATTACAGGCAGTTCGTAGGGAAAACGGTAAATTGAAAGAAGCGAATGAAGAATTTCGTGCAATTCTTGCAGAAAAAGTGGTTTATCAGGAAGGATTGCCGGGCACAAATCCCTGGCGGGATTGTCTGTTGACAGAAGCGTGGCTACTTTCCGGGAAGCAGACCAGTCCACCACCAAAAAATCTCTATCGCTGCCTAACTTCTGCCACCCGACCAAAACTGGATGGTATTCTGGATGATGAATGCTGGATGAGCGCCAGCCCAGCCTTAATGCAGAATATTTCTGGGAAAATGGCAGAAAGCTATGGCATGCAAAGTGGGGTAAATGAAGCTGATCTTGAAAAACAAAGTTATTTCAAAATGCGGGCAGATGACCATTTCCTGTATGTGGCTGTTCAATGTGTCCACCCCGCTGGGGAGATGAAGTCACGGGTAATCGATCGTCGACATGATATGCCCATGAATAACAACGACCGCGTTTCAATCCTGCTTGATCTGGATCGAGATTACCAGACTTACTTCCAACTGTCTGTTGATCAGACTGGTGCAGTGGCTGATGACTGCTGGGGCGACATTAAATGGAATCCCAAGTGGTATGTTGCCGTCCAACCGTTGGAAAACAAATGGACCTGCGAAATCGCGATTCCATTAACCGAACTGACCGGAGCAACTGTGACACCCGGCAAATTGTGGTCTGCGAACGTGGTTCGAACAATTCCTGGTAAAGGGATTCAGGCATGGTCTGGACCAGCGGCAGCAAAACCACGTCCGGAAGGAATGGGTCTGTTGCAATTTTCCAGTAAATAA
- a CDS encoding class I SAM-dependent methyltransferase, translating to MTPLTQLAHQRLREVIKEGDFAIDATAGNGHDTVFLAQMVGIGGRVIAFDIQTKALEQTRIQLGQLAERVDLVHADHAAMEEYLPSSWRGKVAAVVMNLGYLPGGDHAITTKVLSTIRACKTAISYLQVEGLLSMIAYRGHPGGNEEATELLRWLENEQMKGSGTLFILEGNPANQFSPVLYWFTKQQL from the coding sequence GTGACTCCTCTGACCCAACTTGCTCACCAGCGATTACGAGAAGTAATCAAAGAGGGTGATTTTGCGATTGATGCCACTGCAGGCAATGGTCACGATACGGTCTTTCTTGCACAAATGGTGGGTATTGGCGGTCGGGTGATCGCATTTGATATCCAGACAAAAGCACTGGAACAAACCAGAATTCAGTTGGGACAACTTGCTGAACGAGTCGATCTGGTACATGCAGACCATGCAGCGATGGAAGAATATTTACCATCGTCTTGGCGTGGAAAAGTTGCAGCAGTGGTAATGAATCTGGGTTATCTGCCTGGGGGTGATCATGCGATTACAACCAAAGTACTTTCAACAATCCGCGCCTGCAAAACAGCAATCTCATATTTGCAAGTGGAAGGCCTGCTGTCGATGATCGCTTACCGTGGCCACCCAGGTGGCAACGAAGAAGCCACTGAGTTGTTACGATGGTTGGAAAACGAACAGATGAAAGGGTCTGGTACTTTATTTATTTTGGAAGGAAATCCAGCGAACCAATTCAGTCCTGTGTTGTATTGGTTTACGAAACAGCAGCTTTAG
- a CDS encoding FAD-dependent oxidoreductase — MIHCEVLVIGQGLAGTILSWELLRQGFQVHIVDHHHGSTSSQLAAGLITPVTGKRFAHSWCFEDLLVTATEFYQQLETDLGSKLFFQQPHLRLLQTELERSVVEKKLRDPMFQRYLKICDEQLSDPWIAHPFGAVALEQCYRVDVPKMLQKSLADWQQRGIITESYLQESDIEVQQSKVVIPNLGITANRVVFAQGYLGHSGGLWQHIPFNCAKGETITVEIPGFTEHRLIHRRIWLLHQEKSLYRVGATYTWESLDCLPTETARGELLEYLSQMLTRPVTVVDQQAGVRPIIIDQRPVIGWHPEHPHLGIFNGFGSKGALQIPAFARELVGNIRNVAAITPEANVARFVR, encoded by the coding sequence ATGATCCATTGTGAAGTGTTGGTTATCGGCCAGGGACTTGCAGGCACCATCCTGTCCTGGGAATTACTTCGACAGGGTTTTCAGGTACACATTGTCGATCACCACCATGGTAGCACATCATCTCAGCTGGCAGCAGGTCTGATTACTCCAGTTACCGGGAAACGCTTTGCACATTCATGGTGTTTTGAAGATTTGCTGGTAACTGCCACAGAATTCTACCAGCAACTGGAAACTGATTTGGGAAGCAAGTTGTTTTTTCAACAACCCCACCTCAGGTTGTTGCAGACAGAACTAGAGCGATCGGTGGTTGAAAAGAAGCTACGTGATCCGATGTTTCAGAGGTATTTGAAGATTTGTGATGAGCAGTTATCAGATCCGTGGATTGCCCACCCTTTCGGTGCAGTAGCATTGGAACAATGTTATCGGGTTGATGTGCCAAAAATGCTTCAAAAGTCGCTAGCCGACTGGCAGCAGCGTGGGATCATCACAGAATCATATTTGCAGGAAAGTGATATCGAAGTGCAGCAATCAAAAGTGGTTATTCCAAATCTGGGTATCACGGCAAACCGAGTTGTTTTCGCGCAGGGATATCTCGGTCATAGTGGTGGATTGTGGCAGCACATACCGTTTAATTGTGCAAAAGGAGAAACGATTACCGTCGAAATCCCGGGGTTTACTGAGCATCGCCTGATTCATCGCCGTATCTGGTTGTTGCACCAGGAGAAATCTCTCTACCGCGTCGGTGCTACCTACACTTGGGAATCGCTTGATTGTCTACCGACAGAAACCGCCCGGGGAGAATTACTGGAGTATCTCTCACAGATGTTAACACGTCCGGTAACTGTTGTGGATCAACAAGCTGGAGTTCGACCAATCATCATCGACCAACGGCCCGTAATTGGATGGCACCCGGAGCACCCACACCTGGGTATTTTTAATGGGTTTGGTTCCAAGGGTGCTCTTCAAATTCCCGCATTTGCTCGTGAACTAGTGGGAAATATTCGCAATGTTGCGGCGATTACGCCAGAAGCGAACGTAGCGAGGTTTGTTAGGTGA
- a CDS encoding amidohydrolase family protein, translating into MNRRDFIAASATIAGTAAMGNQGSSGKEKPAMQPIIDTHQHLWDLSKFKTNWLTPDSPLGKNYTPIEYAKAIDGLNVVKSVYMEVDVVVEQQQQEADYLLELIVSKKTPTVAAVLSGRPASDQFQKYVDQFKDLPQIKGIREVIHEKRTPKGYCLEPAFVKGVQYLGKINKSFDLCLRPGEIADAMKLVDQCKDTRFILDHCGNAPLYDEKAFATWQTDIAKIAERPNVVGKVSGIVVQCAGKKWDASILAPAVKHTIKVFGWDRVMFGGDWPVCTLAATYAEWVNALKEIVAEFSAENQNKLFHDNAARYYSI; encoded by the coding sequence ATGAATCGTCGAGATTTTATCGCAGCAAGTGCCACCATTGCCGGCACTGCTGCAATGGGTAATCAGGGATCTTCAGGAAAGGAAAAGCCAGCAATGCAGCCAATTATCGATACGCACCAGCATCTGTGGGATCTATCGAAGTTCAAAACAAACTGGTTGACTCCAGATTCTCCATTAGGAAAAAATTATACGCCAATAGAGTATGCGAAAGCAATCGACGGTTTGAACGTGGTGAAATCTGTCTACATGGAAGTCGATGTTGTCGTTGAACAGCAGCAACAGGAAGCAGATTATCTGCTGGAATTGATCGTTTCAAAAAAGACCCCCACTGTGGCAGCGGTATTGTCTGGCAGGCCTGCCTCCGATCAGTTTCAAAAATACGTCGACCAATTCAAGGATCTCCCACAAATCAAAGGGATTCGGGAAGTAATTCATGAAAAACGCACTCCCAAAGGATATTGTCTGGAACCTGCATTTGTGAAAGGTGTGCAATACCTGGGCAAAATTAACAAATCATTTGATTTGTGCCTGCGACCTGGCGAAATTGCAGATGCCATGAAGCTCGTAGACCAGTGTAAAGATACTCGCTTTATTTTAGACCACTGTGGCAATGCTCCATTGTACGATGAGAAAGCCTTTGCCACCTGGCAGACAGATATTGCCAAAATTGCAGAACGTCCCAATGTGGTGGGGAAAGTTTCCGGAATTGTGGTCCAGTGTGCTGGAAAGAAATGGGATGCGTCCATCTTGGCACCCGCTGTGAAGCACACCATTAAAGTTTTTGGCTGGGATCGCGTGATGTTTGGTGGTGACTGGCCTGTATGTACACTCGCGGCTACCTACGCAGAATGGGTGAACGCGCTCAAGGAAATTGTTGCGGAATTCTCTGCTGAAAACCAGAACAAACTGTTTCACGACAATGCAGCGAGGTATTACAGCATCTGA
- a CDS encoding DNA alkylation repair protein has product MGPTVDEIMHQLEMLGSEQTKKVLMRHGACEPFFGVKIEELKKIQKKIKKDYQLAKDLYATGNSDAMYLAGLIADDQKMTKKDLQLWVKNAYWYMISCCTVAWVAAESRFGWELATEWIESNKEQIAAAGWSTFSSLVGFLPDEQLDLEKLEDLIQRVENTIHDQPNRVRYTMNGFIIAVGGGVAALTKRAKQAGTKIGKVEVDMGGTSCKVPEVVPYLEKMEKMKKIGNKRKTTKC; this is encoded by the coding sequence ATGGGACCCACCGTCGATGAAATCATGCACCAGTTGGAAATGCTGGGCAGCGAGCAAACCAAAAAGGTACTGATGCGGCACGGTGCCTGCGAGCCGTTCTTTGGCGTGAAGATCGAAGAATTAAAGAAAATTCAGAAAAAGATCAAGAAGGACTATCAGCTTGCCAAAGATTTGTACGCCACGGGCAATTCTGATGCGATGTATCTGGCAGGGTTGATTGCCGACGACCAGAAAATGACCAAAAAAGACCTTCAACTGTGGGTGAAAAATGCGTACTGGTACATGATTAGTTGCTGCACGGTTGCTTGGGTAGCAGCGGAAAGCCGATTTGGCTGGGAATTAGCCACCGAATGGATTGAATCAAATAAGGAACAAATTGCTGCTGCAGGTTGGTCTACTTTCAGTTCGTTGGTGGGATTCTTACCCGATGAACAACTTGATTTAGAAAAACTGGAAGATTTGATTCAACGAGTTGAAAACACCATCCACGATCAACCTAACCGCGTACGCTACACAATGAACGGTTTCATTATTGCTGTCGGAGGTGGCGTAGCTGCACTAACGAAACGTGCGAAACAAGCTGGCACTAAAATTGGCAAAGTTGAGGTAGATATGGGCGGCACTTCCTGTAAGGTGCCAGAAGTGGTGCCGTATCTTGAGAAAATGGAAAAAATGAAGAAAATAGGAAATAAACGAAAAACAACGAAATGCTGA